GGGCCGGGTTGTGGTGCGGGGCGGGGGGAACCGGGCCCTGGGGCGTGAACCCCGGAGCCGGTGGCGGCGGGGGCACGGGCGCGGAGCCCTGGGGCGGCCCCGGGTGGCCCGGGTGGTGTGCGGCCGGCGACCAGCCGGCGCCAGGTCCGTGCCCCGGCTGGTGGGGCGGCGGCAGCGGAGAACCCACTGCGTGCTGCATCCGGTGCCACTCCGTCTCGTACAGGCGATTGACCCTGGCGGCAGGGTACGGGCCCCGCTTCCTACCGAACGGTACCTTCCCCGGCCGCCGTTTGTTGAACGGCCGGGGACGGCTCGAAGTGCCCACGTCGGCAAGGCAAATGGGACGGAACACGCTCCGGCGGACTTACTCGCCCACTTCGCCGTACGCGGCGAGCAGCACGGCCGGGTCGGGACCCTCCAGGACGGTGGGCTTGGCCAGGCCGTCGAGGACGATGAAGCGGAGCAGGTCGCCGCGGGACTTCTTGTCGACCTTCATCGCCTCCAGCAGCTTGGGCCACTGGTCGTAGCGGTAGTGCAGCGGGAGGCCGACGGATTCGAGGACGGTGCGGTGACGGTCCGCCGTCGCGTCGTCCAACCTGCCCGCCAGACGGCCGAGTTCGGCGGCGAAGTGCATGCCGACCGAGACCGCGGCGCCGTGCCGCCACTTGTAGCGCTCGTTCTTCTCGATGGCGTGGCCGAGCGTGTGGCCGTAGTTGAGGATCTCCCGCAGTCCCGACTCCTTGAGGTCGGCGGAGACGACCTCGGCCTTGACCCGGATGGAGCGCTCGATGAGCTCGGCGGTGTGCGGGCCCTGGGGGGTGCGGGCGGCCTGCGGGTCGGACTCGATGAGGTCCAGGATCACCGGGTCGGCGATGAAGCCCGCCTTGATGATCTCGGCGAGCCCGGAGACGTAGTCGTTGACCGGGAGGGAGTCCAGCGCGGCCAGGTCGCACAGTACGCCGGCGGGCGGGAAGAAGGCGCCCACCAGGTTCTTGCCCTCGGCGGTGTTGATGCCGGTCTTGCCGCCGACCGCGGCGTCCACCATGGCCAGCACGGTGGTCGGTACGGCGATCCAGCGCACCCCGCGCAGCCAGGTCGCGGCGACGAACCCGGCCAGGTCCGTGGTGGAACCGCCGCCGACGCCTACCACGACGTCGGAGCGGGTGAAGTTGGACTGGCCGAGTGCCTTCCAGCAGTAGGCGGCGACCTCGGCGGTCTTGGCCTCCTCGGCGTTCGGCACCTGGATGGCGATCGCCTCGTAGCCCTGCTCGGTCAGGTCGGCGCGCAGCGCGTCACCGGT
Above is a genomic segment from Streptomyces sp. SLBN-31 containing:
- the aroB gene encoding 3-dehydroquinate synthase, yielding MSEAVTRIQVGGTAGSEPYEVLVGRQLLGELAGLIGEKAKRVAVVHPEALAETGDALRADLTEQGYEAIAIQVPNAEEAKTAEVAAYCWKALGQSNFTRSDVVVGVGGGSTTDLAGFVAATWLRGVRWIAVPTTVLAMVDAAVGGKTGINTAEGKNLVGAFFPPAGVLCDLAALDSLPVNDYVSGLAEIIKAGFIADPVILDLIESDPQAARTPQGPHTAELIERSIRVKAEVVSADLKESGLREILNYGHTLGHAIEKNERYKWRHGAAVSVGMHFAAELGRLAGRLDDATADRHRTVLESVGLPLHYRYDQWPKLLEAMKVDKKSRGDLLRFIVLDGLAKPTVLEGPDPAVLLAAYGEVGE